One Terriglobia bacterium genomic region harbors:
- a CDS encoding fibronectin type III domain-containing protein, with protein sequence MRRIIQRSYSSIPKFWVSGRVSLVFTAILMLGMLCPTLGLAQQVTVGTATGAAGATVALTVTFTAGGAPGVSTLQFDLTLPSALSCAVVSGMTCSSVAAGSAATAAGKSVSGSVIPGGVRVIIFGLNQTTIGTGAVAVVSLNIAGGTPPGTLPVGISNITASDPTGTISIPTTGIGGSVTVSVPADTTPPSIPTGLTATAVSSSQINLAWTASTDNVGVTGYKIFRNGAQIGTSTATSFQNTGLAASTTFSYTVSAFDAAGNNSGQSTAASATTQAPPDTQAPSVPTGLTATAVSSSQINLAWTASTDNVGVTGYKIFRNGTQIGTSTATSFQNTGLAASTTFSYTVSAFDAAGNNSVQSTAASATTQSTPDTQAPSVPTGLTATAVSSAQINLAWTASTDNVGVTGYKIFRNGVQIGTSTTTSFQNTGLAASTTFSYTVSAFDAAGNNSAPSTSASATTQSTPDTQAPSVPTGLTATAVIASQINLAWTASTDNVGVTGYKIFRNGTQVGTSAVTTFQDLGLAASTTFSYTVSAFDSAGNNSAPSSAASATTQATTDTTPPSMPTNLTATAVSSSQINLSWTASTDNVAVTGYKVFRNGTQIASSPMASFQDTGLAASTTFSYTVSAFDAGGNNSTMSAAASATTQAGTPSTPLSISSVATGSVTATSATVEWTTNAPSNSQVEFGTTTAYGSSTPVDASPVTAHSETVNNLTPNTLYHYRVHSQDSSGNQAVSADFIFTTDTETGTSQTCATGTGLCFEATLPTAGGMSRVSSGQGTLSVLYGAVNASAVSEPVALANFGLTQNGVLVTEVGVPASAPFTSTRLFVDFGGPGVDSGVSLVNPNGTPIMVNAELRNPRGEFVASTSVLVAAKGHTAQFVSQMIANMPNPFLGTLTLSSASPFAAVNLRLAANGHGETLFSALPLADLSRASGAMRLIFPQVVDGGGLPTQILLMNPSVNTTSTGFISFFDDEGNALALDFGPATGVQSSLNYSLGPNGMVKFSTTGLGALRVGYAVVTPLSGFAPVGSGIFSINGDAGLTSQAGVPNASETTGSRMFVERSANPLPRDTGVAIVNRNGAETQVTLTLVGVDGTTQSGSLTVPPNGHVARFVSELFPGLPAEYQGVLTMTSPVPVAAMTLRQTFNQRSEPIYSTLPVADLTHPPLGPMFIPQIADGGGYQTQLILINTSNSLGTVEIDFFNDQGVPVSSPLK encoded by the coding sequence ATGAGAAGGATAATTCAGCGCAGCTATTCATCTATACCCAAATTCTGGGTAAGCGGTCGCGTCTCCCTGGTTTTTACAGCCATTTTGATGTTGGGGATGCTATGTCCCACACTGGGTTTGGCGCAACAGGTGACGGTGGGGACGGCCACGGGCGCGGCGGGCGCGACCGTGGCCCTCACCGTCACCTTCACGGCGGGAGGTGCGCCAGGGGTCAGCACTCTACAGTTTGATTTGACCCTGCCGTCGGCACTGTCCTGCGCCGTGGTGTCGGGAATGACGTGTTCCTCCGTCGCAGCAGGCTCCGCGGCCACGGCTGCCGGAAAATCCGTTTCCGGGAGCGTGATTCCGGGGGGCGTGCGGGTGATTATTTTCGGGTTGAACCAGACCACGATCGGGACGGGTGCGGTGGCCGTCGTGAGTTTGAACATCGCAGGAGGGACCCCGCCGGGGACCCTGCCAGTCGGGATCTCGAATATTACGGCTTCGGATCCCACGGGGACGATTAGTATCCCGACAACAGGAATTGGCGGGTCGGTCACGGTCTCGGTTCCAGCCGATACCACTCCTCCCTCGATCCCCACAGGTTTGACGGCCACGGCCGTCAGTTCGTCTCAGATCAACCTTGCCTGGACCGCCTCGACCGACAATGTCGGGGTGACGGGCTACAAGATCTTCCGGAATGGGGCGCAGATCGGCACCTCGACCGCGACCTCGTTCCAAAACACAGGGCTCGCGGCTTCGACCACTTTCAGTTACACGGTCTCTGCCTTTGACGCGGCCGGAAATAATTCAGGGCAATCGACTGCAGCGTCGGCAACGACTCAGGCGCCCCCGGATACACAGGCTCCCTCCGTGCCCACAGGTTTGACGGCCACGGCCGTCAGTTCTTCTCAGATCAACCTTGCCTGGACCGCCTCGACCGACAATGTCGGGGTTACGGGCTACAAGATCTTCCGGAATGGGACGCAGATCGGCACCTCGACCGCGACCTCGTTCCAGAACACGGGGCTTGCGGCCTCGACGACTTTCAGTTACACGGTCTCTGCCTTTGACGCGGCGGGAAACAACTCGGTCCAATCGACCGCGGCGTCGGCGACCACGCAGTCCACTCCGGATACACAAGCTCCCTCGGTACCCACGGGGTTGACGGCTACAGCGGTGAGCTCGGCTCAGATCAACCTTGCCTGGACCGCCTCCACCGACAATGTCGGGGTGACCGGCTACAAGATCTTCCGGAATGGGGTGCAGATCGGCACCTCGACCACGACCTCGTTCCAGAACACAGGGCTCGCGGCTTCGACAACTTTCAGCTACACGGTTTCAGCCTTTGACGCGGCGGGAAACAACTCAGCCCCATCGACCTCGGCGTCGGCGACGACGCAATCGACCCCGGATACACAAGCTCCCTCCGTACCCACGGGGTTGACGGCGACAGCGGTCATCGCCTCCCAGATCAATCTTGCCTGGACCGCCTCGACCGACAATGTCGGGGTGACCGGCTACAAGATTTTCCGCAATGGGACGCAGGTGGGCACCTCGGCCGTGACCACGTTCCAGGACCTGGGTCTGGCGGCGTCGACGACCTTCAGCTACACCGTTTCAGCTTTCGATTCAGCAGGAAACAACTCGGCGCCCTCGTCGGCAGCATCGGCGACGACCCAGGCGACCACAGACACCACGCCCCCCTCAATGCCGACAAACCTGACGGCCACCGCGGTCAGTTCGAGCCAGATCAACCTCTCCTGGACCGCTTCGACGGACAATGTCGCGGTGACGGGCTACAAGGTCTTCCGTAATGGAACGCAGATCGCCAGCTCACCCATGGCATCGTTCCAGGATACGGGCCTCGCCGCTTCGACCACTTTCAGTTATACGGTTTCCGCCTTTGATGCGGGTGGAAACAACTCCACGATGTCGGCAGCGGCTTCAGCGACCACGCAGGCAGGGACCCCCTCCACACCCCTGTCGATTTCGTCAGTTGCCACCGGTTCCGTCACTGCTACCAGCGCGACTGTCGAATGGACAACCAATGCCCCCTCGAATTCACAGGTGGAGTTTGGCACCACGACTGCCTACGGAAGTTCAACGCCTGTGGATGCGAGTCCCGTCACGGCGCATTCAGAGACGGTGAATAACCTGACTCCCAACACGCTTTACCACTATCGCGTGCATTCTCAGGATTCATCGGGCAATCAGGCCGTGTCGGCGGATTTCATCTTCACCACGGACACCGAGACCGGTACGAGCCAAACCTGCGCGACGGGGACTGGGCTCTGTTTTGAGGCCACGTTGCCGACGGCCGGAGGGATGTCACGGGTGTCGTCGGGCCAGGGGACTCTCTCGGTTCTTTATGGGGCGGTGAACGCCTCGGCAGTGTCCGAGCCGGTGGCCCTGGCGAATTTCGGGCTGACGCAGAATGGGGTTCTGGTAACGGAGGTGGGAGTGCCGGCCAGTGCGCCTTTCACTTCGACCCGCTTGTTTGTCGATTTCGGCGGCCCCGGCGTGGACAGCGGAGTATCGCTGGTCAACCCGAATGGCACACCCATCATGGTAAATGCCGAATTGCGGAACCCGCGCGGGGAGTTTGTGGCGTCGACGAGCGTTCTGGTCGCGGCGAAAGGACACACGGCGCAGTTTGTGAGCCAGATGATTGCGAACATGCCGAATCCGTTCCTGGGGACGTTGACGTTGTCGAGCGCGAGCCCGTTTGCGGCGGTGAACCTGCGGCTGGCGGCCAATGGCCACGGCGAGACACTGTTCAGCGCGCTGCCTCTGGCGGATCTGAGCCGGGCATCGGGGGCCATGCGATTGATCTTCCCACAGGTGGTGGATGGCGGCGGGTTGCCGACGCAGATCCTGCTGATGAACCCGTCCGTGAATACCACCAGTACAGGATTCATATCGTTCTTTGACGATGAGGGGAATGCCCTGGCCCTGGACTTCGGGCCCGCCACCGGCGTGCAGAGCTCGCTGAATTACTCGCTGGGACCGAACGGGATGGTGAAGTTCTCGACAACGGGCCTGGGCGCCTTGCGGGTGGGCTACGCAGTGGTCACGCCGCTGTCGGGGTTTGCCCCCGTAGGAAGCGGCATCTTCTCGATCAACGGGGATGCCGGGTTGACCTCCCAGGCGGGGGTGCCGAACGCGTCGGAGACCACAGGTTCGCGGATGTTTGTGGAGCGGTCGGCAAATCCGCTCCCGCGGGATACCGGGGTGGCGATCGTGAACCGCAACGGCGCGGAGACCCAGGTGACCCTGACGTTGGTGGGGGTGGATGGAACTACGCAATCGGGGAGCCTGACGGTGCCGCCGAACGGGCATGTGGCGCGATTCGTGTCGGAACTGTTCCCAGGGTTGCCGGCAGAGTACCAGGGGGTGCTGACGATGACCAGCCCGGTGCCGGTGGCCGCGATGACGCTGCGACAGACCTTCAACCAGCGGAGCGAGCCGATCTACTCGACACTGCCGGTGGCGGATCTCACACACCCGCCCTTGGGGCCGATGTTCATTCCTCAGATCGCCGACGGAGGAGGGTACCAGACCCAACTCATCCTGATCAACACGTCCAACAGCCTCGGGACCGTGGAAATTGATTTCTTCAACGATCAGGGGGTGCCAGTAAGCTCGCCGTTGAAATAG
- the istA gene encoding IS21 family transposase: MIGMDQYELIRTAYRVYHKSIRQIAQETKHHRATIRKVLRGLEPQYRRQKDVTMPRMDPVAEVVKRWLEADRQAPKKQRHTARRIYARLVAEHGFSGSEPTVRRWVREFKASRGEGRAAAVIPLDAEVAREAEVDWGSAQVRMAGQMITVKLFCMRSRFSGKPFLRAYPWERQEMFFDGHQRAFDYYGGVFPVLVFDNLKTAVAQILRGKDRREQQRFTSFRSYYSFEARFCNPARGQEKGGVEGLVGFGRHNFLVPIPEVESFEELNTVLLRRCLEQGTRPIEGREDRRTIEQRHEEERNRLIALPPTPYENHKLLPVKVCRYSTAQVDRNRYSVPTAYVGRWVEAQMGCDRVCFFADHKLVADHARLFGNSKWQIDPLHYLTLIHQRIGAFESARAIRQWRVNWPAEYETLLTALRRRLADNRGTREFVEVLQLHGSYSAERIREAVRQALELHSPSFEAVKHLLLSQDSPGWQYPPLESGLIPGVTWMIICIA; encoded by the coding sequence ATGATCGGGATGGATCAATACGAGCTGATCCGGACGGCCTATCGGGTGTATCACAAGAGCATCCGACAAATTGCACAGGAAACAAAGCACCACCGCGCAACGATTCGTAAAGTCTTGAGGGGATTGGAACCGCAGTACCGCAGACAAAAGGACGTAACGATGCCGCGAATGGATCCAGTTGCGGAAGTCGTGAAGCGGTGGCTGGAAGCGGATCGCCAAGCTCCGAAGAAACAGCGCCATACGGCGCGGCGGATCTATGCGCGACTGGTGGCGGAGCATGGGTTTTCGGGTTCGGAACCGACCGTGAGGCGCTGGGTACGCGAGTTTAAAGCGAGCCGAGGCGAGGGTCGAGCGGCGGCCGTGATTCCGTTGGATGCGGAAGTGGCCCGGGAGGCGGAGGTCGATTGGGGCAGCGCCCAGGTCCGGATGGCGGGCCAGATGATCACCGTCAAGCTGTTCTGCATGCGCTCCCGCTTCAGCGGCAAACCCTTCCTGAGAGCGTATCCCTGGGAACGTCAGGAGATGTTTTTTGATGGTCACCAGCGCGCCTTCGATTATTACGGCGGCGTCTTCCCGGTTCTCGTTTTTGACAACCTGAAAACCGCCGTGGCCCAGATCCTGCGGGGCAAGGACCGGCGAGAACAACAACGCTTCACCTCGTTCCGCAGCTACTACAGCTTTGAGGCCCGCTTCTGTAATCCGGCGCGGGGACAGGAGAAGGGCGGAGTGGAAGGGTTGGTCGGTTTCGGTCGTCACAACTTTCTGGTGCCGATCCCGGAAGTGGAGAGTTTCGAAGAACTCAACACCGTGCTGCTCAGGCGATGCCTGGAACAAGGAACACGTCCCATTGAAGGCCGTGAGGATCGCCGGACGATTGAACAACGGCACGAGGAGGAGCGCAACCGACTGATCGCTCTTCCCCCGACTCCCTATGAAAACCACAAACTGCTTCCCGTGAAGGTGTGCCGCTACAGCACGGCGCAAGTCGATCGGAACCGCTACTCGGTGCCGACGGCCTACGTGGGACGATGGGTTGAAGCCCAAATGGGCTGCGACCGGGTGTGCTTCTTTGCGGATCATAAGCTGGTGGCCGACCATGCCCGACTGTTCGGTAACAGTAAATGGCAGATCGATCCCCTGCATTATCTGACGTTGATTCATCAACGCATCGGAGCGTTTGAAAGTGCCCGCGCGATCCGACAATGGAGAGTAAACTGGCCGGCGGAATACGAAACGCTGCTTACCGCGTTGCGACGGCGACTGGCAGACAACCGCGGGACGCGAGAGTTTGTGGAAGTGCTGCAGTTGCATGGAAGCTACTCCGCAGAACGGATCCGGGAAGCCGTTCGTCAAGCCTTGGAACTGCACAGCCCCAGTTTCGAGGCGGTGAAGCATCTGCTCCTCAGCCAAGACAGTCCCGGCTGGCAGTATCCACCTCTGGAGAGCGGTCTGATTCCGGGAGTGACTTGGATGATCATCTGCATCGCTTGA
- the istB gene encoding IS21-like element helper ATPase IstB — MDDHLHRLKLPAMLRQYRECGRAARETAQSYESYLLDLTTVEVEQRRARQLERRLYEAHFPVLKTLENTELAKWPGLEALQLREYAEGHYIARRENIILIGKHGTGKTHAATVLGVEACRRGYRVLFQTAADLVNTLLEAREERHLKRTLEKLTRYHLLILDEVGYIPFSPEGAQLLFQVFSNRYEKGSMLVTSNLPFAQWTTVFGDAALTAALLDRLTHHSTIHEFDWESHRFAESLSKKQKSKKSVSREVAATSGPAGPNKEMNQVGAPGPT; from the coding sequence TTGGATGATCATCTGCATCGCTTGAAGCTGCCCGCCATGCTGCGCCAGTACCGGGAATGCGGACGCGCCGCCAGAGAGACCGCGCAGAGTTATGAGAGCTATTTGCTGGACCTGACCACGGTGGAAGTCGAACAACGCCGCGCCCGACAGCTCGAACGACGTTTGTACGAGGCCCACTTTCCAGTGCTCAAGACGCTGGAAAATACCGAACTGGCCAAGTGGCCGGGGCTCGAAGCCCTGCAGTTGCGCGAGTACGCCGAAGGGCACTACATCGCGCGACGGGAAAACATCATCCTGATCGGCAAGCACGGGACAGGCAAAACCCACGCCGCGACGGTGCTGGGCGTGGAGGCCTGCCGACGGGGGTACCGGGTGTTGTTTCAGACTGCAGCGGATCTGGTCAATACGCTGCTGGAGGCTCGCGAGGAACGCCACTTGAAACGCACTTTGGAAAAACTGACGCGGTATCACTTGTTGATTCTCGACGAGGTAGGCTACATCCCGTTTTCTCCGGAAGGAGCGCAGTTGCTGTTCCAGGTCTTTTCCAATCGCTACGAAAAGGGATCGATGCTGGTGACCTCGAACCTGCCCTTTGCCCAGTGGACCACGGTCTTTGGGGACGCCGCCCTGACGGCCGCCCTGCTGGATCGCTTGACCCATCACAGCACCATTCATGAGTTTGATTGGGAAAGTCACCGTTTTGCGGAGAGTCTGAGCAAAAAACAGAAATCGAAAAAGTCTGTAAGTCGCGAAGTGGCTGCCACTTCCGGCCCTGCTGGGCCGAATAAGGAGATGAATCAAGTGGGGGCCCCCGGCCCCACTTGA